A genomic window from Vagococcus sp. CY52-2 includes:
- a CDS encoding glycerophosphodiester phosphodiesterase: MIKVIAHRGSKGTHPENTLPAFQEAIDVKADGIELDVQLTCDGKLVVIHDEKLNRTTNAKGWVKDLTLAEIKELDAGSWFAEEYKDTRIPTLEEVLNLLKHNRFSGLLNIELKTDRVEYLGIEQKVLRALEQADLSCTVVLSSFNRDTVRRLKALDDTYETAFISFGNQRDVAWLDKQRGINSFHPDIRWLKRHMDQTTDIETIRPWTVNKEADMQFCMKHHLAGMFTDFPKKALEVRDNG, encoded by the coding sequence ATGATAAAAGTAATCGCACATAGAGGAAGTAAAGGAACGCATCCAGAAAACACACTACCGGCGTTTCAAGAAGCCATTGATGTAAAGGCAGATGGAATCGAATTAGATGTTCAGTTAACATGTGATGGTAAGTTGGTTGTGATTCATGATGAAAAATTAAACCGAACCACGAATGCAAAAGGGTGGGTAAAGGATTTAACTTTAGCAGAAATTAAAGAACTAGATGCAGGATCTTGGTTTGCTGAAGAATACAAAGATACAAGAATCCCAACATTAGAAGAAGTTTTAAATTTATTAAAACATAATCGGTTTAGTGGGTTGTTGAATATCGAATTAAAAACAGATAGAGTAGAATACTTAGGTATCGAACAAAAAGTGTTGCGAGCTTTGGAACAAGCTGACTTGTCTTGTACAGTTGTGTTATCTAGTTTTAATCGTGATACAGTGAGACGACTTAAAGCACTGGATGATACTTATGAAACAGCCTTTATTTCATTTGGAAATCAAAGAGATGTTGCATGGTTAGATAAACAACGAGGGATAAATAGTTTTCATCCAGATATTCGATGGTTGAAACGACATATGGATCAAACGACAGACATTGAAACGATTAGACCGTGGACAGTGAATAAAGAAGCCGATATGCAATTTTGTATGAAGCACCATTTGGCAGGGATGTTCACAGATTTTCCTAAAAAAGCATTAGAGGTAAGAGATAATGGATAA
- a CDS encoding DUF3042 family protein, whose protein sequence is MKKFSKGFLVGTATTLAALTGVALGVKKVLIEPIEEKEELIEDNRKKAMRKSRAR, encoded by the coding sequence ATGAAGAAATTTTCAAAAGGATTTTTAGTAGGAACTGCAACCACTTTAGCCGCTTTAACAGGTGTGGCTTTAGGCGTTAAAAAAGTTCTAATTGAACCAATCGAAGAAAAAGAAGAATTAATTGAAGATAACCGTAAAAAAGCAATGAGAAAAAGTAGAGCAAGATAG
- a CDS encoding uracil-DNA glycosylase family protein produces the protein MTIEEIKQEIISDPENKEFTDKGWQPIFMAYPEAKILIIGQAPGIRTQEKGQVFRDKSGAKLREWMGVTDDIFYNSKQIAVLPLDFYFPGKATHGDLPPRKNFTAKWHPALIDCMPNIELTILMGTYAQKYYLKDKAKKTLTETVFAYEEYLPTYFPIVHSSPLNFRWFAKHPEFQSDIVPVFKEHVQQLIK, from the coding sequence ATGACTATTGAAGAAATCAAACAAGAAATCATCTCAGACCCAGAGAATAAAGAATTTACCGATAAAGGATGGCAACCCATCTTTATGGCTTATCCTGAAGCAAAAATTTTAATAATTGGACAAGCGCCTGGTATTAGAACGCAAGAAAAAGGACAAGTCTTTCGCGATAAAAGTGGTGCAAAACTACGTGAATGGATGGGTGTAACAGACGACATATTTTATAATTCAAAACAAATTGCCGTATTGCCACTTGATTTTTATTTTCCAGGAAAAGCAACTCATGGTGACTTACCACCTAGAAAGAATTTTACTGCAAAATGGCACCCAGCTTTAATTGACTGCATGCCAAACATTGAGTTAACTATTTTGATGGGGACATATGCTCAAAAGTATTATTTAAAAGATAAAGCGAAAAAAACATTAACCGAAACAGTTTTTGCTTATGAAGAATACTTACCAACCTATTTCCCTATTGTCCACTCATCTCCACTAAATTTTCGTTGGTTTGCCAAACATCCAGAATTTCAATCAGATATTGTTCCCGTTTTTAAAGAACACGTCCAACAATTAATAAAATAG